A genomic segment from Glycine max cultivar Williams 82 chromosome 1, Glycine_max_v4.0, whole genome shotgun sequence encodes:
- the LOC100815307 gene encoding putative PAR1 protein precursor, with translation MSFSTKLPLVLLFSSLFIHASLAEMVCEDLPKEVCAFSVASSGKRCLLETEKAADGGVEYQCRTSEVVVERMADYIETDQCVEACGVDRNSVGISSDAFFEPQFTGKLCSPACYQKCPNIVDLFFNLAAGEGVFLPELCEKHKTNPRRAMVELVSSGAAPGPVSDVSEAIIASAPAPSAL, from the exons ATGTCTTTCTCTACCAAATTGCCTTTGGTCCTATTATTTTCATCCCTTTTCATCCATGCATCTTTGG CTGAGATGGTGTGTGAGGACCTGCCAAAGGAAGTGTGTGCTTTCTCAGTAGCTTCATCAGGGAAGAGGTGTTTGTTGGAGACTGAGAAGGCAGCCGACGGTGGCGTCGAGTACCAATGCCGGACATCGGAAGTGGTGGTGGAGAGGATGGCAGACTACATAGAGACAGACCAATGTGTGGAGGCATGTGGGGTTGATAGGAACTCTGTTGGGATTTCATCTGATGCCTTCTTTGAGCCTCAATTCACCGGCAAGCTTTGCTCTCCTGCATGTTACCAGAAGTGCCCCAACATTGTTGACCTTTTCTTCAACTTGGCTGCTGGAGAGG GGGTATTTTTGCCAGAACTGTGTGAAAAGCACAAGACCAACCCTCGTCGTGCCATGGTTGAACTTGTGAGCTCAGGAGCTGCCCCTGGCCCTGTTTCTGACGTGTCAGAGGCCATTATTGCATCAGCACCTGCCCCTTCTGCCCTGTAA